In one window of Mobiluncus massiliensis DNA:
- a CDS encoding carbohydrate ABC transporter permease has translation MSKTLMKRSSSRSFNKPSLPNMVLRYVLLILMMIISVGPFLLQLSLSLKSKYEDVYAFPPKFIPEHPTFENYAEVARNIPVFDYTWHSLLVSVAMVVSNVILATMAGYALAAMRFRFRGVILALILSTLMLPGEVTLTSQYLTVKALGAANTLVGVFLPTAITAINVLLMATAVRSIPPAVLDAATIDGASTLQQLRYVVWPNVRGMAMVVALMSFIQAWDDFLWPLVVLSDPKKYTLTVGMQYLQSSFGTNPRVVAAGTVIALIPIIILFAASQKMFFRGVQEGGVKG, from the coding sequence ATGAGTAAGACTCTGATGAAGCGTAGCTCTTCCCGTTCTTTTAATAAGCCTTCTCTGCCCAATATGGTGCTTCGCTACGTACTGTTGATTTTAATGATGATAATTTCCGTGGGGCCATTTTTGCTGCAGCTCTCGCTGTCATTAAAGTCAAAGTACGAGGATGTTTATGCATTTCCACCCAAGTTTATTCCGGAACATCCGACTTTTGAGAACTATGCCGAAGTAGCGCGAAATATTCCCGTGTTCGATTACACCTGGCACTCTCTGCTGGTGTCGGTGGCGATGGTGGTGTCCAATGTGATTCTGGCCACTATGGCTGGCTATGCTCTGGCGGCCATGCGTTTTCGTTTTCGTGGCGTAATCCTGGCCTTGATTCTCTCCACGCTGATGCTGCCCGGAGAAGTCACTCTGACCAGCCAGTATTTGACGGTGAAGGCATTGGGTGCGGCAAACACCTTGGTGGGGGTTTTCCTGCCGACTGCCATTACTGCGATTAACGTTCTCTTGATGGCTACGGCTGTGCGCTCCATCCCTCCTGCCGTTTTAGATGCTGCCACGATTGATGGGGCTTCAACGTTACAGCAACTGCGTTACGTGGTCTGGCCCAATGTGAGAGGAATGGCGATGGTGGTAGCTCTGATGTCTTTCATCCAAGCATGGGATGACTTCCTGTGGCCATTGGTGGTTCTTTCAGATCCAAAGAAGTACACGCTCACAGTCGGTATGCAGTACTTGCAGTCATCTTTTGGGACCAATCCCCGAGTGGTGGCTGCTGGCACGGTAATTGCGCTGATTCCTATCATTATTCTCTTTGCGGCCAGCCAAAAGATGTTCTTCCGTGGCGTGCAAGAGGGCGGTGTCAAGGGCTGA
- the ileS gene encoding isoleucine--tRNA ligase: MSEKKRGFYPKHRDTSLDASPNFPSQETETLAFWAADHTFQASVDARQAGQDGSNEFVFYDGPPFANGLPHYGHLLTGYVKDIVGRYQTMRGHRVERRFGWDTHGLPAELEAERILGIEDKEQIEGPGGMGIEAFNQACRESVLKYTKEWEEYVTRQARWVDFGNDYKTLDPTFMESVIWAFKTLYDKGLIYEGFKVLPYCWHDGTPLSNHELKMDDDIYQNRTDQTVTVGLRLRDTDEMVLIWTTTPWTLPSNLAVAVGEDIDYVRVTPTQGELQGQTVILAQARLAAYEKELGENPQVSAPFKGSELVGLGYYPIFDYFEDAKAAAIADGTADQPGHVGPGSKAWTIISADFVSTEDGTGLVHMAPAFGEDDMNVCAPNQIGVVMPVDGNGVITQEVPDYAGKNVFEANRYIIADLRDETGPVATREARQRPYLVKVASYEHSYPHCWRCRQPLIYKAVSSWFVRVTEFRDRMVELNQQITWTPEHTKNGIFGNWLAGARDWSISRNRFWGSPIPVWKSDNPAYPRIDVYGSFEELERDFGVKIDNLHRPFIDELTRPNPDDPSGKSTMRRVPEVLDCWFESGSMPYAQVHYPFENREWFETHYPGDFIVEYIGQTRGWFYTLHVLATALFDRPAFLNCISHGIVLGDDGRKMSKSLRNYPDVNEVFDKYGADAMRWFLMSSPVVSGGNLIVTDKGIRDTVRQTILPVWNAYYFFTLYAGTCQQGAGYEAKPVDVCDAASVNALPMMDRYLLSAARQLFAEMRDDLDNFHIPEACEHVRQFTEVLNNWYIRISRQRFWDEDPAAFDVLYTVLEALMRAMAPLLPLISEEIWRGLTGGRSVHLMDYPNWDDAVYDGALVDSMNEVRDVVSCAHALRKGANLRVRLPLSRLQVVAADPEALRDYTALIASEVNVKSVEVLSVAESGLQSSQELTLNPKAFAPEVRKLTSALFQAQKSGQWHLDGDAVVFDGVELGGQPVRLTGEQFGLVTKVAAEPGTVADVLDSGTFVVLDTEVTEELEAEGYARDAIRAVQDARKNAGLDVADRIDLTLGVPADHLEWVKTHEQLIAGETLAVSVRVNPSSGKELEITVAKHA, encoded by the coding sequence ATGAGCGAGAAAAAACGCGGGTTCTACCCTAAACACCGGGATACTTCCCTGGACGCCAGCCCGAATTTTCCCAGCCAAGAAACTGAAACCTTGGCATTTTGGGCTGCGGATCATACTTTCCAGGCTTCTGTAGATGCCCGTCAGGCCGGCCAGGACGGTAGCAACGAGTTCGTGTTCTACGACGGTCCGCCCTTTGCCAACGGCTTGCCGCACTACGGACACCTGTTGACAGGCTATGTGAAAGACATCGTGGGGCGTTACCAGACCATGCGTGGCCATCGCGTGGAGCGGCGCTTCGGGTGGGACACGCACGGTCTGCCCGCCGAGCTGGAAGCGGAACGCATTCTCGGTATCGAGGACAAGGAACAAATTGAAGGTCCGGGCGGAATGGGCATTGAGGCCTTTAACCAGGCCTGTCGTGAGTCGGTACTGAAATATACTAAAGAGTGGGAAGAATATGTGACGCGCCAGGCGCGCTGGGTCGACTTTGGAAATGACTACAAGACCCTCGACCCCACCTTTATGGAATCGGTCATTTGGGCGTTTAAGACCCTGTATGACAAGGGGCTCATTTACGAAGGCTTTAAGGTGCTGCCTTACTGCTGGCATGACGGTACGCCCCTGTCGAACCACGAACTTAAGATGGACGACGACATCTATCAAAACCGCACCGACCAAACTGTCACGGTGGGGCTGCGTCTGCGCGACACGGATGAGATGGTGCTGATTTGGACCACGACCCCGTGGACGCTGCCCAGCAACCTAGCGGTCGCCGTCGGGGAGGACATCGATTACGTGCGCGTCACGCCGACCCAGGGGGAGTTGCAGGGACAAACCGTCATCCTAGCCCAGGCTCGCTTGGCGGCTTATGAAAAGGAACTTGGGGAAAACCCGCAGGTATCCGCACCTTTCAAAGGCTCCGAACTGGTTGGCCTGGGGTACTATCCCATTTTTGATTACTTTGAAGATGCCAAAGCCGCCGCCATCGCCGATGGTACGGCAGACCAGCCGGGACACGTGGGACCGGGGTCGAAAGCCTGGACCATCATCAGTGCCGACTTCGTGTCCACCGAGGACGGCACCGGACTGGTGCATATGGCTCCCGCATTTGGTGAGGACGACATGAATGTTTGTGCTCCCAACCAAATCGGGGTGGTCATGCCGGTAGACGGAAACGGAGTTATCACCCAGGAAGTCCCAGATTACGCGGGAAAGAACGTTTTTGAGGCAAACCGCTACATCATCGCGGACCTGCGCGACGAAACCGGCCCGGTAGCGACTCGTGAGGCGCGCCAGCGTCCCTACCTGGTGAAAGTCGCCTCTTACGAACACTCCTACCCGCACTGCTGGCGTTGCCGCCAACCGCTCATCTACAAGGCAGTGTCCTCGTGGTTTGTGCGCGTCACCGAGTTCCGCGACCGGATGGTGGAGTTGAATCAGCAAATCACCTGGACCCCGGAACATACCAAGAACGGTATCTTTGGTAACTGGCTGGCTGGGGCACGCGACTGGTCGATTTCGCGCAACCGTTTTTGGGGTTCCCCGATTCCGGTATGGAAGTCGGATAATCCCGCCTATCCGCGTATCGATGTGTACGGGTCCTTCGAGGAGCTGGAGCGCGATTTCGGGGTCAAGATTGATAACCTCCACCGGCCGTTCATTGATGAGCTGACCCGCCCGAATCCTGATGATCCCAGTGGAAAGTCCACGATGCGCCGCGTCCCGGAAGTGTTGGACTGCTGGTTCGAATCCGGCTCCATGCCCTACGCCCAGGTCCACTATCCTTTTGAGAATCGGGAATGGTTCGAAACGCATTACCCCGGCGACTTCATCGTAGAGTACATCGGCCAGACCCGTGGCTGGTTCTATACCTTGCACGTTTTGGCGACCGCGCTGTTCGACCGACCAGCGTTCTTGAACTGTATCTCGCACGGTATCGTCCTGGGTGATGACGGGCGCAAGATGAGTAAATCTCTGCGCAACTACCCGGATGTTAACGAGGTTTTCGACAAGTACGGTGCGGACGCGATGCGTTGGTTCCTGATGAGTTCTCCGGTGGTCAGCGGGGGCAACTTAATAGTGACTGATAAGGGTATTCGCGACACAGTGCGGCAAACGATTCTGCCGGTGTGGAACGCCTACTACTTCTTTACGCTCTATGCCGGCACCTGTCAGCAGGGCGCGGGTTACGAGGCGAAGCCCGTGGACGTGTGCGACGCCGCGAGCGTCAACGCGTTGCCGATGATGGACCGCTACCTGCTGTCCGCCGCGCGCCAGCTGTTCGCCGAAATGCGCGATGACCTGGATAACTTCCACATCCCGGAGGCTTGTGAACACGTCCGCCAGTTCACCGAGGTGCTGAACAACTGGTACATTCGCATTTCCCGCCAGCGTTTTTGGGACGAGGATCCGGCTGCCTTTGACGTGCTCTATACAGTGTTAGAGGCACTGATGCGGGCGATGGCTCCGCTGCTGCCTTTGATTTCAGAAGAAATCTGGCGGGGGCTGACCGGTGGGCGTTCCGTACATCTGATGGACTACCCGAACTGGGACGATGCTGTGTACGATGGTGCTCTCGTGGACTCCATGAACGAGGTGCGCGACGTTGTCTCGTGCGCCCACGCCTTGCGCAAGGGTGCTAACCTGCGGGTGCGTTTGCCGCTGAGCCGCCTCCAGGTGGTAGCCGCGGATCCGGAGGCTCTGCGTGACTACACGGCGCTCATTGCCTCCGAGGTCAACGTCAAGTCCGTGGAGGTGCTCAGCGTTGCCGAGTCCGGATTGCAATCGAGCCAGGAATTGACGCTCAACCCCAAGGCTTTTGCCCCCGAAGTGCGCAAACTCACTTCTGCGTTGTTCCAGGCGCAAAAGTCCGGTCAGTGGCACCTGGACGGTGACGCGGTGGTGTTCGACGGGGTGGAACTCGGTGGGCAGCCGGTGCGCCTCACGGGTGAACAGTTCGGGCTGGTGACAAAGGTCGCAGCCGAGCCGGGAACCGTCGCCGATGTGCTGGATAGTGGTACTTTCGTGGTGCTGGACACGGAAGTGACCGAGGAACTGGAAGCGGAAGGCTACGCCCGCGATGCGATTCGCGCGGTGCAAGACGCTCGCAAGAACGCAGGTCTGGACGTGGCTGACCGGATTGACCTGACGCTTGGCGTACCGGCTGATCACCTCGAATGGGTGAAGACTCATGAGCAGCTCATCGCCGGGGAGACCCTGGCCGTGTCCGTGAGGGTCAACCCTTCGAGCGGTAAGGAACTGGAAATCACAGTCGCCAAACACGCCTAG
- a CDS encoding DUF5915 domain-containing protein, with the protein MDSGTFVVLDNEVTEELEAEGYARDAIRAVQDARSRFQSTARTSGLSVSHPTGSDRLRGGAVV; encoded by the coding sequence ATGGACAGCGGCACTTTCGTGGTGCTGGACAACGAAGTGACCGAGGAGCTGGAAGCGGAAGGCTACGCTCGTGATGCGATTCGCGCGGTGCAAGACGCTCGGTCACGGTTTCAAAGCACAGCTAGGACATCTGGCCTGAGCGTGAGTCACCCAACGGGTAGCGATAGGCTGCGGGGAGGGGCCGTGGTATAG
- a CDS encoding type II toxin-antitoxin system prevent-host-death family antitoxin: protein MVMVGLRELGQNVSQVLKQVQDGENVVVTDRRRPIAKIVALQTSPLEQMKDAGLVRPALRSWREVPAVPESSETAPAPTDILRQMRESERY, encoded by the coding sequence ATGGTGATGGTGGGATTGCGCGAACTTGGACAAAATGTGTCTCAAGTCCTGAAACAGGTCCAGGACGGGGAAAATGTCGTGGTTACGGATCGGCGACGTCCCATTGCCAAAATCGTGGCTTTGCAAACAAGCCCCCTCGAACAGATGAAAGATGCCGGGTTGGTGCGTCCGGCACTGCGTTCTTGGCGGGAGGTACCCGCAGTGCCTGAATCGAGTGAGACAGCACCGGCCCCAACCGATATTTTGCGGCAAATGCGTGAATCGGAGCGCTATTGA
- a CDS encoding type II toxin-antitoxin system VapC family toxin, with protein sequence MAYYVDTSGLAKAIRKEPESDAFNEWMLEHDSQVYCSDLVRVELMRVAGKLGENARLQARSILSAISLIAISPAICDAAGLLEPSNVRSLDAIHLATALVLGDSLEGLLTYDERMSNAARELGIRSFAPGLV encoded by the coding sequence ATGGCCTACTATGTGGACACCTCCGGGCTGGCTAAAGCCATACGCAAAGAACCCGAAAGCGATGCTTTTAACGAATGGATGTTGGAGCATGACTCGCAAGTGTATTGTTCAGATTTAGTGAGAGTGGAATTGATGCGAGTGGCGGGCAAGCTCGGTGAAAATGCTAGATTACAAGCCCGGTCCATACTCTCTGCAATTTCTTTGATTGCCATCAGTCCCGCAATATGTGATGCCGCAGGCCTGTTGGAACCCAGCAATGTACGCAGTCTCGATGCTATTCACCTGGCAACCGCTTTGGTACTGGGAGACAGCCTGGAGGGATTGCTGACTTACGACGAGAGGATGTCTAACGCTGCAAGAGAGCTAGGTATCCGCTCTTTTGCCCCCGGGCTGGTGTGA
- a CDS encoding AAA family ATPase gives MRKLFILYGPQGAGKTTFVQENKLDEFSVNADEVRRMFSRYVPALDGDKVLIAGEHLQRLTRRIVQEQADNLMFLGSPVIIDAVNASPRSRSQWEALADSHGYDVLAVDFTQVSREELLSRNLKRGGDRIPDIESFLDRFDSVPPPQTITPAQMLDCFKTCQVDLGNRPVRVVGDVQSCGGALEQAVAELGTPDAKWIFVGDLFDRGPDAGKVWKILRSVDNVVITGNHEKSLLNALKGRGTKSATEESVKQLLTAGATRQQLEDWYRSTVPFYDFRVGGTLATPSVSEAQGTKSGPEKRPGAREYFVSHGGVYPETIREIRRTGYCDLPDDYFIFGVGTRANTYRRRYEFKNFPEMGDSEIVQLHGHRNESRENFVNPGVIDLESGVEKDGWLSVYAIDGVTGEGQIHKYREPRD, from the coding sequence ATGCGCAAACTTTTTATACTTTACGGTCCGCAGGGGGCCGGCAAAACGACGTTTGTGCAGGAGAATAAGCTCGACGAGTTTTCCGTCAATGCTGATGAAGTGCGCCGCATGTTTTCCCGCTATGTTCCTGCTCTCGATGGCGACAAGGTCTTAATCGCCGGGGAGCATTTGCAGCGTTTGACCCGCCGTATTGTGCAAGAACAAGCCGATAACCTGATGTTCCTGGGCTCTCCGGTCATCATCGATGCTGTCAATGCCTCGCCTCGCTCACGTTCGCAGTGGGAAGCGCTGGCGGATTCGCACGGCTACGATGTCTTAGCGGTGGACTTTACCCAGGTTAGCCGGGAGGAACTGCTGTCCCGTAACCTCAAACGCGGGGGAGACCGGATTCCCGATATTGAGTCATTCTTGGATCGCTTCGATTCCGTTCCGCCGCCGCAGACCATCACTCCGGCGCAGATGCTGGATTGTTTTAAAACTTGCCAGGTTGACCTGGGCAATCGGCCAGTGCGAGTGGTTGGCGATGTGCAGTCTTGCGGGGGCGCCTTGGAACAGGCCGTGGCCGAACTGGGCACTCCGGACGCCAAATGGATTTTTGTGGGCGACCTGTTTGACCGCGGCCCCGATGCCGGAAAAGTCTGGAAAATCCTGCGCTCCGTCGATAACGTGGTAATCACCGGAAACCACGAGAAATCCCTTTTGAACGCCTTGAAAGGACGAGGCACCAAGAGCGCCACCGAGGAATCAGTGAAACAGTTGCTGACAGCTGGTGCGACCCGCCAACAACTCGAAGATTGGTATCGTTCCACCGTGCCGTTCTATGACTTCCGAGTCGGGGGGACGCTCGCCACGCCCTCAGTCTCCGAGGCTCAGGGAACGAAATCTGGACCGGAGAAACGCCCGGGGGCTCGCGAATACTTTGTATCCCACGGCGGGGTATATCCCGAAACCATCCGAGAAATCCGCCGCACCGGCTACTGCGATTTACCTGATGATTACTTTATTTTTGGAGTAGGGACGCGCGCTAACACCTACCGGCGGCGCTACGAGTTCAAAAATTTTCCCGAAATGGGGGACTCTGAAATCGTCCAACTGCACGGTCATCGCAACGAAAGCCGGGAAAACTTTGTGAACCCTGGGGTCATCGACCTCGAATCTGGGGTGGAAAAGGACGGTTGGCTCTCGGTTTACGCTATCGATGGCGTTACCGGTGAGGGCCAGATTCACAAGTACCGCGAGCCGCGGGATTGA
- a CDS encoding aldo/keto reductase → MTQSQAVVDSFGVPLLPLRCGDDISGSPVARIPQLGFGTYKIAPENAQEIVENAVEVGYRHIDTAQMYGNEAEVGAALRATGIARSEFFLTTKLNNPHHEPDVARRTFAESLQRLQTDYVDLFLIHWPMPEAYGGDYPGLWRLLQEFVADGRARHVGVSNFEVSHLQRLLTETGIFPQVNQVEVHPWFANNAVREFTKAHGGVIEAWSPLARGRFFDSPVLIETAKRLGRTPAQVVLRWALERGDVVIPKSNHVERMRENFAVLEFALDAPARAALDSLDRGEAGRTGSHPDHVNGAK, encoded by the coding sequence ATGACGCAGTCACAAGCCGTAGTGGACAGTTTTGGGGTTCCGTTGCTTCCCCTCAGGTGCGGCGACGACATCTCAGGTTCCCCGGTCGCGAGAATTCCACAGCTGGGTTTCGGCACTTATAAAATTGCTCCCGAAAATGCCCAAGAAATCGTGGAAAATGCTGTGGAAGTGGGGTATCGGCACATTGATACCGCGCAAATGTATGGCAACGAAGCGGAAGTTGGCGCAGCCCTGCGGGCAACGGGAATAGCGCGCAGCGAGTTCTTCTTAACCACTAAACTGAACAATCCCCATCATGAGCCGGATGTCGCCCGCCGTACTTTCGCCGAATCACTGCAGCGTCTGCAAACTGATTACGTGGATTTGTTCCTCATTCACTGGCCGATGCCCGAGGCTTACGGCGGGGACTACCCCGGTTTGTGGCGGTTGTTGCAGGAGTTCGTGGCTGATGGGCGAGCCCGTCACGTGGGGGTGTCGAACTTTGAAGTCTCGCATCTACAGCGACTGCTGACTGAGACGGGGATTTTTCCGCAGGTCAACCAGGTCGAAGTACACCCGTGGTTTGCCAATAATGCGGTGCGGGAATTTACCAAAGCGCATGGCGGGGTCATTGAGGCCTGGTCTCCCCTGGCGCGGGGCCGGTTCTTTGACAGCCCGGTTTTGATTGAGACCGCCAAACGCCTGGGGCGGACCCCGGCCCAAGTCGTGTTGCGTTGGGCATTAGAGCGTGGGGACGTGGTCATCCCAAAGTCGAATCATGTTGAGCGGATGCGGGAAAACTTTGCCGTGCTGGAGTTTGCACTAGATGCACCCGCGCGAGCAGCTCTCGACAGTTTAGATCGGGGCGAGGCGGGCCGCACTGGATCGCACCCCGACCACGTAAACGGCGCGAAATAA